A single region of the Triticum dicoccoides isolate Atlit2015 ecotype Zavitan chromosome 2B, WEW_v2.0, whole genome shotgun sequence genome encodes:
- the LOC119367716 gene encoding uncharacterized protein LOC119367716, translating into MRKDTITPVANLQFFSAFGLILHRRAHYSSFLCSSFPSTHTRGGRRWHFGLDLGSSGLARQLPLQIVGRRRLLRCSSADRRVPGLPLRLLGPGRRLPLQLGRPAVPGAPAAARRTSGFHGSRCSSSARGGGSRCSSAARRGDSRCSSANRRVPGSSCSSADGALVAVAGLLQV; encoded by the exons ATGCGAAAAGACACAATTACCCCTGTGGCTAATTTACAATTCTTCTCCGCTTTTGGACTGATATTGCATCGACGAGCTCACTATTCTTCTTTCCTCTGTTCTTCTTTCCCCAGTACACATACGAGAGGAGGCCGACGATGGCACTTTGGCCTTGATCTTGGCAGCAGCGGCCTAGCGCGGCAGCTCCCGCTGCAGATCGTCGGCCGGCGCCGGCTGCTCCGCTGCAGCTCGGCGGACCGGCGTGTCCCGGGGCTCCCACTGCGGCTCCTCGGCCCGGGGCGGCGGCTCCCGCTGCAGCTCGGCAGACCGGCGGTTCCCGGGGCTCCCGCCGCAGCTCGACGGACCAGCGGGTTCCATGGCTCCCGCTGCAGCTCCTCGGCCCGGGGCGGCGGCTCCCGCTGCAGCTCGGCGGCCCGCCGCGGCGACTCCCGCTGCAGCTCGGCGAACCGGCGGGTTCCGGGCTCCAGCTGCAGCTCGGCAGATGGCGCGCTCGTTGCTG TTGCAGGGTTACTACAAGTGTAG